From the genome of Oligoflexus sp., one region includes:
- a CDS encoding VirB4 family type IV secretion/conjugal transfer ATPase, producing MFAQPKYRRQVSNERAVAPFVPYSSHISANTLITKDGDLVRIWKLNGISFETSDAEDMLLRKDQLNTLFRSIGSNHVALWTHNVRRQTSDRLLSTFDNNFCRDFDQKYFSSFAGYRMMANELYLTVVYRPEPIRLARAIAKIGRRTHAEILNEQRNSMRKLDEIGHQIESSMRRYGVEELSTYTDENGVLCSQALTFLNFLLSGEWQKVRVPTIPLNEYLGTSWIFVGTETIEIRSATKTRFAQCLDFKDYTAHTEPGILNGLMYEDYEYVLTQSFSFMAKRQGKEFLERQMKQLMNTEDGSTTQIEQIRTAIDQLIQGEFTMGEYHYSLLIFGESVEKVRRNTTSAMAIIQDRGFLAALVATATDAAFYAQLPCNWRYRPRIAGLTSKNFACLASFHNFTAGKRDGNPWGDAVTLFKTPSGQPLYFNFHYSKGDEDNFDKKLLGNTRVIGQSGAGKTALMTTLMVQSQKYKTSAPLGFTTIYFDKDEGAKICIKAMGGKYLSVKNGKPTGFQPMQMDPTEENILFLEKLVRTLVSGRHKDLTTNDEQRISHAVRTVMRMPRELRRLSTVLQNITEGTNREERENSVAKRLSQWCYDDGRGRQGPFAWVLDCPSDEIDFTTHSTYGFDGTDFLDNADVCTPISMYLLHRMESVIDGRRFIYWMDEAWKWIDDEAFADFAGDKQVTIRKQNGLGVFATQMPSQLLESKIASALVQQVATEIYLPNPKADFKEYTEDFKCSSAEYEIIKSLSEESRMFLIKQGHTSMIGRLDLTGFDDELAVLSGSSDNNELLDEIISEVGDNPDNWLPVFHERRRARSTSSRLQRGR from the coding sequence ATGTTTGCACAGCCGAAATACCGCCGACAAGTCTCAAACGAGCGTGCTGTCGCTCCCTTTGTTCCGTACAGCAGCCATATCTCGGCAAACACGTTGATCACCAAGGATGGTGACCTTGTGCGTATCTGGAAGCTGAATGGAATCAGTTTCGAGACATCCGATGCTGAAGACATGCTTTTGCGCAAAGATCAGCTGAATACTCTTTTTCGCTCAATCGGCTCAAACCACGTCGCGCTATGGACTCACAACGTTCGCCGTCAAACTTCGGACAGACTTCTTTCGACATTTGACAATAATTTCTGCCGAGACTTCGACCAAAAATACTTCAGCAGCTTTGCCGGTTATCGCATGATGGCAAACGAACTATATTTGACGGTCGTTTATCGACCTGAACCAATCCGCTTGGCCAGGGCAATCGCGAAAATTGGCCGTCGTACACATGCGGAAATCCTGAATGAGCAGCGCAACTCGATGCGCAAGCTTGACGAGATCGGACATCAAATAGAGTCGAGCATGCGCCGCTATGGTGTTGAAGAGCTGAGCACCTACACGGATGAGAACGGAGTTCTGTGCTCTCAGGCTCTCACATTCCTAAACTTTCTCCTTTCCGGTGAATGGCAGAAGGTAAGAGTGCCGACGATTCCGTTGAACGAGTATCTCGGCACATCCTGGATATTCGTTGGCACAGAAACAATCGAAATCCGATCGGCGACAAAGACCCGTTTTGCTCAGTGTTTGGATTTCAAAGACTATACGGCGCACACCGAGCCGGGCATACTGAACGGCCTGATGTACGAAGATTACGAATACGTACTTACCCAGTCTTTCAGCTTCATGGCCAAGCGACAAGGCAAGGAGTTCCTGGAAAGACAAATGAAGCAGCTTATGAACACGGAGGACGGCAGCACAACCCAGATCGAGCAGATCCGCACAGCGATTGACCAGCTGATCCAAGGCGAATTCACGATGGGCGAGTATCACTATTCGCTTCTCATCTTTGGTGAATCGGTCGAGAAGGTTCGCCGGAACACAACTTCAGCCATGGCCATTATTCAGGATCGTGGTTTTCTTGCAGCTCTTGTCGCGACGGCGACCGATGCCGCTTTCTATGCTCAACTCCCATGTAACTGGCGTTATCGCCCCCGCATTGCGGGCCTTACGAGCAAGAACTTCGCGTGCCTCGCCAGCTTTCACAACTTCACAGCAGGCAAGCGTGACGGCAACCCCTGGGGCGATGCTGTAACACTGTTCAAAACCCCTTCAGGCCAGCCGCTTTATTTCAACTTCCATTACTCGAAAGGTGACGAAGACAACTTTGACAAAAAGCTGCTGGGAAATACTCGCGTGATCGGCCAGTCGGGAGCCGGCAAAACTGCTCTAATGACTACGTTGATGGTACAGTCCCAGAAATACAAAACCAGCGCTCCGCTTGGATTCACAACGATTTACTTCGACAAGGACGAAGGCGCAAAGATCTGTATTAAGGCTATGGGCGGCAAGTATCTCTCGGTGAAAAACGGCAAACCTACCGGATTCCAGCCGATGCAAATGGACCCAACTGAGGAGAATATTCTATTCCTCGAGAAGCTGGTTCGCACTCTTGTTTCCGGAAGGCACAAAGACCTCACTACAAATGATGAGCAAAGAATCAGTCATGCAGTTCGCACTGTGATGCGGATGCCGCGGGAGCTGCGCCGTTTATCCACAGTCCTGCAAAATATCACCGAGGGAACGAATAGGGAAGAGCGGGAAAACAGCGTGGCGAAGCGCCTTTCGCAATGGTGCTACGATGATGGACGCGGTAGACAAGGACCGTTTGCCTGGGTTTTGGATTGCCCTAGTGACGAAATTGATTTTACCACTCATTCCACCTACGGCTTTGATGGCACTGACTTCCTGGATAACGCTGACGTATGCACCCCAATTTCAATGTACCTTTTGCATCGCATGGAATCGGTGATCGACGGACGCCGCTTCATCTACTGGATGGATGAAGCATGGAAATGGATTGATGATGAGGCATTCGCTGACTTCGCTGGCGACAAGCAGGTCACAATACGTAAGCAGAACGGCCTTGGAGTATTTGCCACACAGATGCCAAGCCAATTGCTGGAATCCAAGATCGCATCGGCATTGGTACAACAAGTCGCGACCGAAATTTATCTCCCAAACCCAAAGGCGGATTTCAAAGAGTACACAGAAGACTTCAAATGCTCTTCGGCTGAGTATGAGATCATCAAAAGCCTGAGCGAAGAAAGCCGAATGTTTTTGATCAAGCAAGGCCACACCTCCATGATTGGCCGCCTTGATCTTACTGGGTTCGATGACGAGCTGGCAGTTCTATCAGGATCTTCTGACAACAACGAACTGCTGGATGAAATTATCTCAGAAGTTGGCGACAATCCGGACAACTGGCTTCCAGTCTTCCACGAGCGACGCCGGGCTCGTTCAACGTCTTCAAGACTCCAAAGGGGAAGGTGA
- a CDS encoding type IV secretion system protein VirB3 — MSALMHDLDPRDPLFKGCTRPAMIFGVPLIPLAIASGSIILVSIWTTIFFSALLFPVVLIMRQIAKSDDQQFRLLGLKMLFRTMNYNHNRSFWKASAYSPLAFKKRK; from the coding sequence ATGTCAGCACTAATGCATGATCTCGACCCACGCGATCCGCTGTTTAAAGGCTGCACCCGACCAGCAATGATCTTCGGCGTTCCGCTGATACCGCTGGCTATTGCGAGTGGCAGCATCATCCTTGTGAGTATCTGGACGACCATCTTTTTCTCAGCTCTGCTTTTTCCGGTGGTCCTCATTATGAGGCAAATCGCCAAATCAGATGATCAGCAGTTCAGACTACTTGGGCTCAAAATGCTCTTCAGAACAATGAATTACAACCACAACCGCAGTTTCTGGAAAGCATCCGCTTATAGTCCTTTGGCGTTCAAAAAGCGCAAGTGA
- a CDS encoding TrbC/VirB2 family protein — protein sequence MKKSTTNNAMILSLLTFVACLTLMMASPVFAQGGLQKVNTFVQNVLLVLRGISISVVTIAIMWAGYKFLFKHAEITEVGKILGGGLLIGGAAELAAYLLS from the coding sequence ATGAAGAAAAGTACCACAAACAACGCAATGATCCTTTCCCTCTTAACCTTTGTGGCATGTCTCACTTTGATGATGGCTTCACCGGTCTTTGCACAAGGCGGTCTGCAGAAAGTGAATACCTTCGTTCAGAACGTTCTGCTTGTCCTGCGCGGCATCTCAATCAGCGTTGTGACGATCGCCATTATGTGGGCCGGCTACAAGTTTTTATTCAAACATGCAGAGATTACCGAGGTGGGCAAAATCCTTGGTGGAGGCCTTCTGATCGGTGGGGCAGCCGAGCTCGCTGCTTATCTTTTGAGCTAA
- a CDS encoding barstar family protein: MKTYKLSGHNIKSLGDFFREFAEMVGVEYFGHNIQSFDDCLFGGYGLQSPCEIHWHDSELSAKYLDHQCLAAWCQEVLKRNDFPDEDSRREVEKILDEASARERTIQELLIENMRSAFQRSGGTIDINVVLK; the protein is encoded by the coding sequence ATGAAAACATACAAGCTGTCTGGTCATAACATAAAAAGTCTCGGCGATTTCTTCAGGGAATTCGCAGAAATGGTTGGGGTTGAATACTTCGGTCACAACATCCAATCTTTCGATGACTGCCTGTTCGGTGGCTATGGTTTGCAATCACCTTGCGAAATTCATTGGCATGATAGTGAGCTGTCAGCAAAATATCTGGATCATCAGTGTCTTGCCGCTTGGTGTCAGGAAGTCTTAAAAAGAAACGATTTTCCTGATGAAGACAGTCGCAGGGAAGTGGAGAAAATTCTCGACGAAGCGAGCGCAAGAGAACGTACTATCCAGGAATTGTTGATTGAAAATATGAGATCAGCTTTTCAAAGATCGGGTGGAACAATCGACATTAATGTGGTCTTGAAATAG
- a CDS encoding Tn3 family transposase, translating to MIGVNETAYPRLKAHPTAKELASIYTPSVDEIAFANTHARRPAPRTGFLILLKTFQRLGYFSRLADVPQTIVSHIAKSIGFDKLPNGLHAYDESNARLRHLNLILAFLRVTPYDKASEAAMIAAVTEAASTKDDLADIINVAIEELVRQRCELPSFATILRAAKKARVTVNGGYHKLIYQELGKDGRKKIDVLFAKGSRNIKCAWDKVKREPQRPTVGHMREFTEHLRWLRDFAIKDESFVLIPDVKIRQFAAEAKSLDAASMRDLAEKKRYAIAATLIRLQTAHALDDLAEMFVKRMQKLHRLGKEALDQYHLRNIDQTQSLVAMLRKVIVAACKSEEPTEKRLEAITTAVGADPDKILEQCEAYGAHAGGNYLAFLPRIFKGSRSALYSLLEGMPLITTSSDKSVILAVAFLLQNRRSKGEWLHNTAAIDLSWVADKWWPLVAGPGIKPGTKPQQVSRRYFEICLFTQVMQELKSGDLAISSGDRFGDYRHQLLSWEEFERERAIYGEQVGLPMDGKAFVDQMRKKMAVAAEEADKSFPDNEAVRLVNGEPAIAKLDRRAMPAGLAQLDQLMAERMSPINIVEILADTDHWLRWTKHFGPLSGHDAKIENPRERYIVTTFCYGCNLGPSQTARSIKGFDRRQVSLVNQRHATDGTLEEATVEVINAYNRFTLPKLWGTGKHASADGTKWDLYEQNLLSEYHIRYGGYGGIGYYHVSDTYIALFSHFIPCGVWEAVHILDGLLQNRSDIQPDTLHGDTQAQSAPVFALSHLLGIKLMPRIRNWKDLKFFRPEKGARYEHINELFDEAIDWDLIETHFHDMLRVAVSIKAGHITAATVLRRLGVQSRKNKVYFAFRELGRAIRTIFLLSYIGDAELRRTIQAATNKSEAFNGFAQWVAFGGGGVIAENDRDEQRKVIKYNHLVSSLVILHTVNEMSKVLGQLKNEGHEFSREALAALSPYRREHINRFGDYTVNLDKVPDPLSYKVFEASLEA from the coding sequence ATGATTGGTGTCAATGAGACGGCTTATCCCAGATTAAAGGCGCATCCGACTGCAAAAGAACTTGCGAGCATTTATACACCAAGTGTTGACGAAATTGCCTTTGCCAACACCCATGCACGACGCCCGGCACCACGAACAGGGTTTCTGATCCTGCTCAAGACGTTCCAGCGACTAGGCTACTTCTCCCGGCTTGCCGATGTCCCTCAAACAATCGTCAGTCACATAGCGAAAAGCATTGGATTCGATAAGCTTCCAAACGGCTTGCACGCTTATGATGAAAGCAACGCTCGCTTGAGACACTTGAACCTGATTCTGGCGTTTCTTCGGGTTACTCCCTATGACAAGGCTTCCGAAGCTGCGATGATTGCTGCCGTTACGGAAGCAGCATCAACCAAGGATGACCTCGCAGATATTATTAACGTGGCCATCGAGGAGCTTGTGCGACAGCGTTGCGAGCTACCAAGTTTTGCAACAATACTTAGAGCTGCCAAGAAAGCTCGCGTCACTGTCAATGGCGGTTACCATAAGTTGATCTATCAGGAACTTGGCAAAGATGGTCGCAAAAAGATCGACGTCCTATTTGCAAAAGGATCACGCAATATCAAATGCGCCTGGGACAAAGTAAAACGTGAGCCGCAGCGGCCTACCGTTGGACACATGCGGGAATTTACAGAGCATCTTCGCTGGCTCCGGGATTTTGCCATTAAAGACGAATCATTCGTCTTGATACCTGATGTAAAAATCAGGCAATTCGCCGCAGAAGCCAAGTCCCTTGATGCTGCTTCAATGCGTGATCTGGCAGAGAAAAAGCGTTACGCAATTGCTGCCACGCTCATTCGCCTGCAAACAGCACATGCTCTTGATGATCTGGCCGAAATGTTTGTAAAACGGATGCAAAAGCTGCACCGCCTTGGAAAGGAAGCGCTCGACCAGTACCATCTTCGCAATATTGATCAGACACAAAGTCTGGTTGCAATGCTGCGCAAGGTCATCGTCGCGGCTTGCAAATCTGAAGAACCAACCGAAAAGCGTCTCGAAGCAATCACAACCGCTGTTGGTGCCGATCCCGACAAGATCCTTGAACAGTGCGAGGCCTATGGCGCTCATGCGGGTGGGAACTACCTGGCATTCCTGCCTCGCATTTTTAAGGGCAGCCGCTCGGCACTCTACTCGCTTCTTGAGGGGATGCCGCTTATCACTACAAGCAGCGACAAGTCTGTGATCCTAGCCGTGGCTTTCCTTTTACAAAACCGCCGGTCGAAGGGAGAATGGCTCCATAATACGGCCGCAATTGATCTTTCCTGGGTTGCTGACAAGTGGTGGCCTCTGGTGGCAGGCCCTGGTATCAAGCCAGGCACGAAGCCTCAGCAAGTCTCGCGGCGATATTTCGAGATTTGCCTTTTTACCCAGGTGATGCAGGAGCTGAAATCAGGCGATCTTGCCATAAGCTCGGGTGACAGATTCGGTGACTACCGTCATCAACTTCTTTCATGGGAAGAGTTTGAAAGAGAGCGCGCAATATACGGCGAGCAAGTCGGGCTTCCGATGGATGGCAAAGCATTCGTAGATCAGATGCGAAAAAAAATGGCCGTTGCTGCCGAAGAAGCAGATAAATCCTTTCCAGATAATGAGGCTGTAAGGCTTGTGAACGGCGAGCCGGCGATCGCCAAGCTGGACAGGCGGGCAATGCCCGCAGGGCTTGCTCAGCTCGATCAGCTTATGGCTGAGAGAATGTCTCCGATCAATATTGTCGAGATTCTCGCTGACACCGATCATTGGCTCAGGTGGACCAAACACTTTGGGCCGCTGTCGGGCCATGATGCCAAGATCGAAAACCCAAGAGAACGTTATATCGTGACGACCTTTTGCTATGGCTGTAATCTTGGCCCGAGCCAGACAGCGCGGTCGATCAAGGGCTTCGACAGAAGGCAAGTTTCGCTCGTCAACCAGCGCCATGCCACCGATGGAACGCTTGAAGAAGCGACCGTCGAAGTCATCAACGCGTATAACCGCTTCACATTACCAAAGCTTTGGGGAACGGGAAAACACGCGTCGGCGGATGGTACCAAGTGGGATCTCTATGAGCAGAACCTGCTGTCAGAGTATCACATTCGTTATGGTGGCTATGGCGGAATCGGCTACTATCATGTTTCAGATACCTACATTGCCCTTTTCAGCCATTTTATCCCATGCGGCGTGTGGGAAGCGGTCCATATCCTAGACGGTCTGCTTCAAAACCGTTCGGATATCCAACCGGATACTCTTCACGGCGACACCCAGGCGCAGAGTGCGCCCGTCTTTGCGCTTTCGCACCTTCTTGGTATCAAGCTCATGCCACGGATTCGCAACTGGAAGGATCTCAAGTTTTTCCGGCCAGAAAAGGGGGCACGCTATGAACACATCAATGAGCTTTTTGATGAAGCCATCGACTGGGACCTCATTGAAACCCACTTCCATGATATGCTCAGGGTAGCTGTCTCAATAAAGGCCGGGCACATCACGGCTGCAACGGTTCTGAGACGCCTTGGCGTTCAGAGCCGCAAAAATAAGGTTTATTTTGCCTTCCGCGAGCTTGGTCGTGCCATCCGCACAATCTTTCTGCTCTCCTATATCGGCGATGCTGAGCTGAGGCGAACAATTCAAGCTGCCACAAACAAAAGCGAGGCTTTCAACGGCTTTGCACAATGGGTAGCCTTTGGCGGCGGCGGTGTTATTGCCGAGAATGACCGTGATGAGCAGAGAAAGGTCATCAAATATAATCACCTTGTTTCAAGCCTTGTGATTCTCCACACGGTCAACGAAATGAGCAAGGTGCTCGGGCAGCTTAAAAACGAAGGTCATGAGTTTAGTAGGGAAGCCTTGGCCGCGTTGTCTCCATACAGGAGGGAGCATATCAACCGCTTTGGGGATTATACGGTCAATCTGGATAAGGTCCCGGATCCACTATCCTACAAAGTTTTTGAGGCTTCCTTGGAAGCATAA